One genomic window of Paramormyrops kingsleyae isolate MSU_618 chromosome 20, PKINGS_0.4, whole genome shotgun sequence includes the following:
- the tmem264 gene encoding transmembrane protein 264, whose protein sequence is MVPPPPSNKPHVCLSTILIMGSMALMDAYLVEQNQGPRKIGVCIMVTVGDICFLIVLRYVAVWVGAEVRTAKRGYAMILWFLYIFVLEIKVYFIYQNYKADRKSLDTIARKALTLLLSVSVPVLYIILVGIDHMEYVRAFKKKEEIRNRLFWVVVDLLDILDIQANLWEPQKKGLPLWTEGLMFFYCYILLLILPCVSLSEISMQGINIVPHKMMLYPILSLVTINIITLLIRGGNLIFYKDMRVSGILMGKNLIAIVLKTCSFVQYKSHMQNVPPALGVELQKNTTPHSQPMPAPPQVLIQDLTSLPEVTVCDHT, encoded by the coding sequence ATGGTTCCGCCCCCACCCTCTAATAAGCCTCACGTGTGCCTGTCCACTATCCTTATCATGGGCAGCATGGCACTGATGGATGCCTACCTGGTGGAGCAGAACCAAGGACCACGCAAGATCGGTGTATGCATCATGGTGACAGTGGGCGACATCTGCTTCCTCATCGTCCTGCGCTATGTGGCGGTGTGGGTGGGTGCCGAGGTACGCACAGCCAAGCGTGGCTATGCCATGATCCTCTGGTTCCTCTATATCTTTGTGTTGGAGATCAAGGTCTACTTCATCTACCAGAACTATAAGGCTGATCGCAAAAGCCTGGACACCATCGCCCGCAAAGCCCtcactctcctgctgtccgtctcGGTGCCAGTGCTCTACATCATCCTGGTGGGCATCGACCACATGGAATACGTTCGTGCTTTCAAGAAAAAGGAGGAGATCCGCAACCGGCTATTCTGGGTGGTGGTGGACCTCCTGGACATTCTGGACATTCAGGCTAACCTTTGGGAGCCACAGAAGAAAGGACTCCCACTGTGGACTGAGGGACTGATGTTCTTCTACTGCTACATCCTGCTGCTGATCCTGCCCTGCGTGTCCCTGAGTGAGATCAGCATGCAGGGCATCAACATCGTTCCCCACAAGATGATGTTGTACCCCATCCTCAGCCTGGTCACCATCAACATCATCACCCTCTTAATAAGAGGTGGCAACTTGATCTTCTACAAGGACATGAGGGTTTCTGGAATTCTGATGGGAAAGAACCTTATAGCTATTGTCTTAAAGACTTGCAGTTTTGTGCAATACAAGTCCCATATGCAAAACGTGCCCCCTGCTCTTGGCGTAGAACTCCAGAAGAACACCACTCCCCATTCGCAGCCAATGCCCGCCCCACCGCAGGTGcttattcaggacctgacatcCCTGCCTGAGGTGACTGTGTGTGATCACACATGA